One Dysidea avara chromosome 7, odDysAvar1.4, whole genome shotgun sequence genomic region harbors:
- the LOC136259666 gene encoding zinc finger CCHC domain-containing protein 24-like isoform X2 yields MSVELLAKQLQHFHFPPSLPWQHPPTLLPVPLDGYPHVMLPAGYLQTAKEECGMRESLLSMVPLSSGSPCQSETPSPVGGAKDDTAMARSRHNSDNIAPAIPPEGYLCHLCFQKGHYIKDCSLARRKADGITPYQGKKRCFGEYRCPQCSRRWMSGNSWSNAGQECKKCRINVFPHKQRPLEQPDGLNVSDQSKEHPQHLCQKCVQLGHYCRKSQWS; encoded by the exons ATGTCGGTGGAGTTATTAGCTAAACAACTTCAACACTTTCATTTTCCTCCTTCATTGCCATGGCAGCACCCACCTACTCTGCTGCCAGTACCCCTTGATGGTTACCCTCACGTGATGCTTCCTGCTGGCTACTTACAAACTGCAAAAGAGGAGTGCGGTATGCGAGAGAGTCTACTGTCTATGGTACCACTCTCCTCTGGGAGTCCTTGTCAGAGTGAAACGCCATCCCCTGTGGGGGGTGCTAAAGATGACACTGCTATGGCAAGAAGTAGGCACAACAGTGACAACATCGCCCCAGCTATCCCCCCTGAGGGTTATTTGTGTCACCTATGCTTCCAGAAAGGTCACTACATCAAAGACTGCAGCTTG GCTCGTCGCAAGGCTGATGGAATCACTCCTTATCAAGGGAAGAAACGATGTTTTGGTGAATATCGCTGTCCCCAGTGCTCAAGACGATGGATGTCTGGTAACAGTTGGTCTAATGCTGGGCAAGAGTGCAAGAAGTGTCGTATCAATGTCTTCCCTCACAAGCAAAGACCTTTAGAGCAACCTGACGGGTTGAATGTGTCTGACCAGTCCAAGGAGCACCCTCAACACTTGTGCCAGAAATGTGTCCAGTTGGGTCACTACTGTAGAAAGTCTCAATGGAGCTGA
- the LOC136262355 gene encoding PDZ and LIM domain protein 5-like, producing MSGNRQVFLSGGGPWGLKLNGGKDFCSPLVVSKVTPSSKAALGGVRDGDFVLTINDTPTEDLKHHDAQALIRGTGQSLRLTVSNVVPKRPTASVDTVVTTTAPVTRPAPPTVPVTTSTTTSSPKVVHTTGGVTINVQKSRPTPPKPTNPVSANVTTPPSSNRPAPPPSRPTPPVITATPAVSVTTTPPAQLYNKEAGVITDSILTDETDLNQSAESTLQSPAFRRITITEDDNTPHPSTIIKPPVIGQPHHTPPPPSATVTKGILKSPVKPTVTKPPSQPKPPPPKPATVAGINRPAPPPITVVKAPPQPTQDTGTKKACDRQAECAKCNDPIRGPYATAMGSNWHPDCFCCSSCSQPLSNVTFVIEGNDVYCEQCYKQGVAPICEGCQQAITGNYMTAMGRYWHGEHFVCSQCQRKLSGIEEGGFHYEDGHLLCTQCFTVSFGVECFGCKQLIGGNELWVEAMDQNWHPECFVCTACRNPLEGQSFFVKAGSPYCTNCK from the exons ATGTCAGGCAATCGTCAAGTGTTCCTGAGTGGTGGTGGTCCCTGGGGCCTCAAATTGAACGGTGGTAAAGATTTCTGTTCTCCGCTAGTCGTTTCTAAG GTCACGCCGAGTAGCAAAGCGGCATTAGGGGGTGTGCGGGACGGAGACTTCGTGTTGACGATTAATGACACGCCCACCGAGGATCTTAAGCATCATGATGCTCAGGCCTTGATTAGAGGGACTGGCCAGAGTCTTCGCCTGACCGTGTCAAA TGTAGTTCCCAAGAGACCGACAGCATCTGTAGACACTGTTGTTACAACAACTGCACCTGTTACCCGACCAGCCCCACCCACTGTTCCTGTGACAACATCT ACCACTACCAGCTCACCAAAGGTAGTGCATACCACTGGAGGTGTAACCATTAACGTTCAGAAATCACGGCCAACTCCCCCTAAACCAACCAATCCAGTATCAGCAAATGTGACCACACCTCCTTCCTCCAACAGACCAGCACCTCCACCTAGTAGGCCCACACCCCCTGTTATCACAGCAACACCTGCCGTGTCAGTTACTACTACTCCACCTGCACAACTATA TAACAAAGAGGCTGGTGTGATCACAGATTCCATCTTAACAGATGAGACAGATCTTAACCAATCAGCTGAATCCACATTGCAGTCACCTGCGTTCCGTCGTATCACAATCACAGAAGATGACAA CACACCACACCCTTCAACCATTATCAAACCACCTGTGATTGGACAACCACACCACACGCCACCTCCTCCCTCAGCAACTGTTACTAAAGGAATTCTTAAATCACCAG TGAAGCCAACAGTTACCAAGCCCCCTAGCCAACCAAAGCCTCCTCCACCAAAACCTGCTACTGTAGCAGGTATCAACCGGCCTGCACCACCTCCTATTACCGTGGTGAAGGCACCCCCTCAACCAACACAGGATACCGGCACCAAGAAAGCTTGTGACCGTCAAGCTGAATGTGCCAAGTGTAATGATCCAATCAG GGGTCCCTATGCTACAGCAATGGGCAGTAATTGGCATCCAGACTGTTTCTGCTGCTCGTCATGTTCTCAGCCTCTCAGTAATGTCACATTTGTGATCGAAGGCAATGATGTATACTGTGAACAATGTTACAAACAAGGTGTTGCTCCAATATGTGAAGGATGTCAACAAGCAATCACTGGG AACTACATGACAGCGATGGGTCGCTACTGGCACGGAGAACATTTTGTGTGTAGCCAGTGTCAAAGGAAACTAAGTGGGATAGAAGAGGGAGGATTTCATTATGAAGATGGCCACCTGTTATGTACACAGTGTTTCACTGTTAGTTTTGGTGTTGAGTGCTTTGGGTGCAAGCAGCTGATTGGGGGCAATGAACTATGGGTGGAGGCCATGGACCAGAACTGGCACCCAGAATGCTTCGTGTGTACT GCATGTAGGAACCCGTTGGAGGGCCAGTCATTCTTTGTGAAGGCCGGTAGTCCTTATTGTACCAACTGCAAATGA
- the LOC136259664 gene encoding nuclear factor NF-kappa-B p100 subunit-like isoform X2 — MAMDGPGMGDIPQAMLEDIMNSHHQHTTHPRMDINGVGAMETVASTEQLKPQLIILEQPKSRGFRFRYDCEGQSHGGLPGENSDKKKIKSYPTVQLLNYRGRARIVISLVTETDPPYPHAHSIVGKNTENGQCTVEIGPESDMCATFPNLGILHVTRKKVVDVLVDRFTQQLLLQEKRSESAVTGEQPQLTEDDQEMIRSEADRIGKNMNLSVVRLCFQAFLPDENGRFTIPLEPVFSQKVYDSKAPSAATLKISRLDRHSGSVNGGDEVFLLCDKVQKNDVEVVFYEDVPMKVEGSVNNYDRWEAKAEFGPHDVHHQYAIVFRTPAYFNRVIERQVVVNVALRRPSDREMSDPRQFTYLPQEFDEEKIGQKRRKKINHFNQFFDGSGGNPPGRGGGGGGGGGFFSAFGDSASGGWSFGMGGATGAGGGHGNMHSFGGGAGSSSGSYGDQQQRYHHMGGNNPFAADPTHQPLPPVASMFEPQQGNYPYPPPQSYPPMMGMGGFRHRGAGPPSVKKESDPTAGGKGISKATQLKGHQDKEEESGFMEGSSQEDDAVLQSLQQRQMAAYQLCERMFDALMHWARTKDVRYLLAAQRSLTAVQNSDGDTVIHVAIINHQEDVVVTLLDILPTLPASETPIVDCLNNFKQSPLHLSVITRQHAVMEHLLVAGANPLVCDRNGNTAMHLAAHMGYPEAIKCLLNRKTHLAPVTVYSDMLIMNVNGHTPAHLAALCGSIDCLKLLHRAGANLSIQDGKSGRTPLHYAVEKGDIALCGYLLVDAGSDPDQADFAGNTPLHLAASLGNAQLINLLVSGGADCTIKNLEEETPLDLARIRQHTEAVRVLENITSEDFHDQEIRHQLEGISLTHSSNSSGDEVNASSIIKIESDMDDLDYMTRMKLSLLLDVSNEGKDWKKLCALLDLVPLLDAFKTMSSPTRELLNYYEASGGTISKLRSSLIEMSRNDCVTVIDRDTGRLPLPTNTQQPSNKSGGESSKVTYDSGISSGPQGGMVTHHSGDIVDNI, encoded by the exons ATGGCAATGGATGGACCAGGGATGGGGGACATCCCCCAAGCAATGCTGGAGGACATAATGAACAGTCATCaccaacacactacacaccctAGGATGGACATTAATG GAGTAGGAGCCATGGAAACAGTAGCCAGTACAGAGCAATTAAAACCACAACTGATAATATTGGAGCAACCAAAATCA AGAGGGTTTAGATTTCGTTACGACTGTGAGGGTCAATCACATGGTGGATTACCTGGAGAGAACTCTGATAAGAAAAAGATAAAGTCTTATCCCACCGTTCAG TTGCTAAATTACCGTGGAAGAGCAAGAATTGTAATCTCCTTGGTAACAGAGACGGATCCCCCTTATCCCCATGCTCATTCCATTGTTGGAAAGAACACAGAGAATGGACAATGTACTGTCGAGATTGGGCCAGAATCTGACATGTGTGCCAC GTTTCCAAATCTTGGTATACTACACGTGACACGTAAGAAGGTTGTAGATGTTTTAGTTGATCGATTCACTCAACAACTCTTACTGCAAGAAAAACGCAGCGAGTCAGCAGTAACTGGGGAGCAGCCACAACTTACTGAAG ATGACCAGGAAATGATCCGAAGTGAAGCAGATCGTATCGGCAAGAATATGAATCTTAGTGTTGTCAGATTATGCTTTCAGGCCTTCTTGCCAGATGAAAATGGTCGTTTTACTATTCCACTGGAGCCTGTCTTCTCTCAGAAGGTGTACGATAGCA AGGCACCTTCAGCAGCCACACTAAAGATCAGCAGACTGGATAGGCACAGTGGTAGTGTTAATGGAGGAGATGAAGTATTTCTATTGTGTGATAAAGTTCAGAAAA ATGATGTTGAGGTGGTGTTTTATGAAGATGTGCCAATGAAAGTAGAAGGATCAG TAAACAATTACGACCGGTGGGAGGCTAAGGCAGAGTTTGGACCTCATGATGTACACCACCAATATGCAATAGTGTTTCGCACTCCAGCATACTTCAACAGAGTTATTGAGCGGCAAGTTGTGGTTAATGTGGCCTTGAGGCGTCCGTCTGATCGGGAAATGAGTGACCCTCGCCAGTTCACGTACCTACCACAAGAATTTG ACGAAGAAAAGATTGGTCAGAAACGGCGCAAAAAGATCAACCATTTTAACCAGTTCTTTGATGGGTCTGGAGGGAATCCCCCAGGTAGGGGCGGTGGTGGTGGTGGAGGAGGAGGATTCTTCAGTGCCTTTGGAGATAGTGCATCTGGCGGGTGGAGCTTTGGAATGGGTGGAGCTACTGGTGCAGGTGGTGGCCATGGCAACATGCACAGTTTTGGTGGAGGAGCAGGTAGCAGCAGTGGTAGCTATGGTGATCAACAACAACGTTATCATCACATGGGAGGGAACAACCCATTTGCTGCAGACCCCACCCACCAACCACTGCCACCTGTGGCTAGCATGTTTGAACCACAACAAGGGAATTACCCTTATCCCCCACCCCAATCCTACCCACCAATGATGGGAATGGGAGGTTTCAGACATCGTGGAGCAGGACCCCCTTCAGTTAAGAAGGAAAGTGACCCCACTGCAGGAGGAAAGG GTATTTCTAAGGCAACTCAACTGAAAG GACATCAAGATAAAGAAGAAGAGTCAGGTTTCATGGAGGGGTCAAGTCAAGAAG ATGATGCAGTCCTCCAGTCACTACAACAACGACAAATGGCAGCTTATCAGTTGTGTGAGAGAATGTTTGATGCTCTTATGCACTGGGCTAGGACCAAGGATGTACGATACTTGCTTGCTGCACAGAGAAGCCTTACAGCTGTACAAAACAGTGATGGAGATAC GGTGATTCATGTTGCCATTATCAACCACCAAGAAGATGTTGTTGTGACGTTACTGGACATACTACCCACCCTCCCAGCATCAGAGACCCCAATTGTTGACTGCCTGAACAACTTCAAACAG TCTCCACTTCACTTGTCGGTTATCACCAGACAACATGCTGTCATGGAGCACCTGTTAGTGGCAGGAGCAAACCCTCTAGTGTGTGACCGTAATGGCAACACTGCCATGCATCTGGCAGCTCACATGGGCTACCCTGAGGCTATAAAGTGTCTGCTCAATCGCAAGACACATCTTGCTCCAGTTACTGTCTATTCTGACATGTTGATAATGAATGTTAATG GACACACACCGGCACACTTGGCTGCACTCTGTGGCAGTATTGATTGTCTGAAATTATTACACCGTGCTGGAGCTAACTTGAGTATACAG GATGGCAAGTCTGGACGAACACCACTTCACTATGCTGTAGAGAAGGGTGACATTGCATTGTGTGGTTATCTGTTAGTAGAT GCGGGTAGTGACCCAGATCAAGCAGACTTTGCTGGCAACACCCCCCTACACCTAGCCGCTAGTCTTGGTAATGCTCAACTGATCAACTTACTAGTGAGTGGGGGAGCAGATTGCACAATAAAGAACCTTGAAGAGGAGACTCCATTAGACCTCGCTAGGATAAGGCAGCATACTGAG GCAGTACGTGTTCTGGAGAATATTACCAGTGAAGATTTCCATG ATCAAGAAATACGTCATCAATTGGAAGGTATCTCATTAACTCACTCATCTAATTCATCCGGTGATGAAGTGAACGCATCATCCATTATCAAGATTGAAA GTGACATGGACGACCTAGACTACATGACAAGAATGAAGTTGTCGTTGTTATTGGACGTGTCCAATGAAGGAAAAGATTGGAAGAAGTTGTGTGCTCTGTTAGATTTGGTGCCATTACTGGATGCCTTCAAGACCATGAGCAGCCCCACCAGGGAGCTGCTGAATTACTATGAG GCCAGTGGTGGCACTATTAGCAAGCTACGATCCAGTCTAATTGAAATGTCTCGTAATGATTGTGTCACTGTTATTGACCGGGACACAGGCCGTCTACCCCTCCCTACCAACACGCAACAACCTAGCAACAAGAGTG GTGGTGAATCTTCAAAAGTGACGTATGACTCGGGGATCAGCTCTGGGCCTCAAGGTGGAATGGTTACTCACCACT CTGGAGATATAGTTGATAACATATGA
- the LOC136262357 gene encoding small ribosomal subunit protein uS11 — translation MAKRKGRAPKEEEVIQLGPQVAEGEQVFGVAHIFASFNDTFVHVTDLSGKETICRVTGGMKVKADRDEASPYAAMLAAQDVAARCKEIGITALHIKLRAVGGNKTKTPGPGAQSALRALARSGMKIGRIEDVTPIPSDSTRRKGGRRGRRL, via the exons ATGGCGAAGAGGAAGGGACGTGCACCGAAGGAAGAAGAGGTCATTCAGTTAGGACCTCAGGTCGCTGAAGGGGAACAAGTGTTTGGGGTAGCTCACATATTCGCCTCATTTAACGACACGTTTGTACACGTCACGGATTTGTCAGGAAA GGAGACGATATGTCGTGTAACTGGGGGCATGAAGGTTAAGGCTGACCGTGATGAA GCATCACCATATGCTGCAATGTTGGCTGCACAAGACGTTGCTGCTCGATGTAAAGAAATCGGCATCACTGCTTTACACATAAAATTGAGGGCAGTTGGTGGTAACAA GACAAAGACTCCTGGTCCAGGTGCTCAATCAGCTCTCAGGGCCTTGGCAAGATCTGGGATGAAAATTGGCAGAATTG AGGACGTCACGCCCATCCCCAGCGACAGCACAAGAAGAAAGGGAGGTCGCCGCGGTAGACGATTGTAA
- the LOC136259665 gene encoding protein TBATA-like: MATFVPKEREILLRHPILEELKQLPHETYYSYNNALHSGLSERDRLILSAGYRPQRVEFYTRHNPHPTRVRHMKGLLDVPICCVEDNTDRRLLFSPPSGEAALRLYKNLLDSTGRSELEHRTQLALSKALAQATPTPPPTRTPGSSQAGRAVRRNEYSQLNDDQILQLLCQILQTDSVLVCKAWLDQASEAEKAIVLNMLGLAARGVISYSGPANDVTNSIQQPAQNMGVWQQEQSQVVSGNLPRPPCDQRRSQVDNEDPIVHVAKQLSRLASRQGYHLDEIYRQLPQRSRVSSRPRSATMERPKPTGHVSRQRSRSQSGSTVPKATSPPPPVGVTVTKQQLQKPEQRPPTRLKYVSTWSHQ, from the exons ATGGCGACGTTTGTGCCTAAGGAGCGAGAAATATTACTTCGGCATCCGATATTGGAGGAGCTAAAGCAATTACCGCATGAGACATACTACTCGTACAATAATGCCTTACACAGTGGATTGAGCGAACGTGATCGACTCATTTTATCGGCTGGATATCGTCCGCAACGAGTGGAGTTCTACACGAGGCATAACCCTCACCCAACCCGCGTGAGACACATGAAGGGCTTACTGGATGTGCCAATATGTTGTGTAGAAGATAATACTGACAGAAGATTGTTGTTTTCACCGCCAAGTGGGGAGGCTGCGCTAAGGCTCTACAAGAATTTACTGGATTCTACAG GTCGTAGCGAACTGGAGCATAGGACACAGCTAGCGTTAAGCAAAGCCCTAGCTCAAGCCACGCCCACCCCTCCTCCAACAAGAACACCCGGCAGTAGCCAGGCGGGACGCGCGGTCAGAAGGAATGAATACAGCCAATTAAATGATGATCAG ATACTCCAGTTGTTGTGTCAGATCCTACAAACTGATTCTGTGCTGGTGTGCAAGGCTTGGCTTGATCAAGCTTCTGAGGCTG AGAAGGCAATAGTTCTCAACATGTTGGGGCTTGCAGCTCGTGGAGTAATCAGTTACTCTGGTCCAGCTAATGATGTCACTAACAGCATTCAGCAGCCAGCACAGAACATGGGAGTATGGCAGCAGGAGCAGTCTCAGGTTGTCAGTGGCAACCTGCCACGCCCACCTTGTGATCAGCGACGCTCACAAGTTGACAATGAAGACCCAATTGTACATGTTGCTAAGCAACTATCTCGACTGGCTAGTCGTCAAGGTTACCATTTGGATGAGATTTATCGTCAACTACCACAACGTTCCCGAGTGTCATCACGACCAAGATCTGCCACTATGGAACGCCCCAAACCTACTGGTCATGTAAGCAGGCAGCGTTCTAGATCACAAAGTGGTAGCACTGTCCCTAAGGCAACCAGTCCACCACCTCCAGTTGGTGTGACTGTTACCAAGCAACAGTTACAAAAACCAGAGCAGAGACCACCAACAAGACTGAAGTATGTATCAACTTGGAGTCATCAGTGA
- the LOC136259666 gene encoding uncharacterized protein isoform X1, giving the protein MSSLCMRHIAQFGVRHDRSCLAQVNMSVELLAKQLQHFHFPPSLPWQHPPTLLPVPLDGYPHVMLPAGYLQTAKEECGMRESLLSMVPLSSGSPCQSETPSPVGGAKDDTAMARSRHNSDNIAPAIPPEGYLCHLCFQKGHYIKDCSLARRKADGITPYQGKKRCFGEYRCPQCSRRWMSGNSWSNAGQECKKCRINVFPHKQRPLEQPDGLNVSDQSKEHPQHLCQKCVQLGHYCRKSQWS; this is encoded by the exons ATGTCATCACTCTGCATGAGGCATATTGCTCAGTTTGGGGTAAGGCACGATCGCAGTTGTTTAGCTCAG GTGAACATGTCGGTGGAGTTATTAGCTAAACAACTTCAACACTTTCATTTTCCTCCTTCATTGCCATGGCAGCACCCACCTACTCTGCTGCCAGTACCCCTTGATGGTTACCCTCACGTGATGCTTCCTGCTGGCTACTTACAAACTGCAAAAGAGGAGTGCGGTATGCGAGAGAGTCTACTGTCTATGGTACCACTCTCCTCTGGGAGTCCTTGTCAGAGTGAAACGCCATCCCCTGTGGGGGGTGCTAAAGATGACACTGCTATGGCAAGAAGTAGGCACAACAGTGACAACATCGCCCCAGCTATCCCCCCTGAGGGTTATTTGTGTCACCTATGCTTCCAGAAAGGTCACTACATCAAAGACTGCAGCTTG GCTCGTCGCAAGGCTGATGGAATCACTCCTTATCAAGGGAAGAAACGATGTTTTGGTGAATATCGCTGTCCCCAGTGCTCAAGACGATGGATGTCTGGTAACAGTTGGTCTAATGCTGGGCAAGAGTGCAAGAAGTGTCGTATCAATGTCTTCCCTCACAAGCAAAGACCTTTAGAGCAACCTGACGGGTTGAATGTGTCTGACCAGTCCAAGGAGCACCCTCAACACTTGTGCCAGAAATGTGTCCAGTTGGGTCACTACTGTAGAAAGTCTCAATGGAGCTGA
- the LOC136259664 gene encoding nuclear factor NF-kappa-B p100 subunit-like isoform X1, which translates to MAMDGPGMGDIPQAMLEDIMNSHHQHTTHPRMDINGVGAMETVASTEQLKPQLIILEQPKSRGFRFRYDCEGQSHGGLPGENSDKKKIKSYPTVQLLNYRGRARIVISLVTETDPPYPHAHSIVGKNTENGQCTVEIGPESDMCATFPNLGILHVTRKKVVDVLVDRFTQQLLLQEKRSESAVTGEQPQLTEDDQEMIRSEADRIGKNMNLSVVRLCFQAFLPDENGRFTIPLEPVFSQKVYDSKAPSAATLKISRLDRHSGSVNGGDEVFLLCDKVQKNDVEVVFYEDVPMKVEGSGEPHSCMSCMASSLHTTVNNYDRWEAKAEFGPHDVHHQYAIVFRTPAYFNRVIERQVVVNVALRRPSDREMSDPRQFTYLPQEFDEEKIGQKRRKKINHFNQFFDGSGGNPPGRGGGGGGGGGFFSAFGDSASGGWSFGMGGATGAGGGHGNMHSFGGGAGSSSGSYGDQQQRYHHMGGNNPFAADPTHQPLPPVASMFEPQQGNYPYPPPQSYPPMMGMGGFRHRGAGPPSVKKESDPTAGGKGISKATQLKGHQDKEEESGFMEGSSQEDDAVLQSLQQRQMAAYQLCERMFDALMHWARTKDVRYLLAAQRSLTAVQNSDGDTVIHVAIINHQEDVVVTLLDILPTLPASETPIVDCLNNFKQSPLHLSVITRQHAVMEHLLVAGANPLVCDRNGNTAMHLAAHMGYPEAIKCLLNRKTHLAPVTVYSDMLIMNVNGHTPAHLAALCGSIDCLKLLHRAGANLSIQDGKSGRTPLHYAVEKGDIALCGYLLVDAGSDPDQADFAGNTPLHLAASLGNAQLINLLVSGGADCTIKNLEEETPLDLARIRQHTEAVRVLENITSEDFHDQEIRHQLEGISLTHSSNSSGDEVNASSIIKIESDMDDLDYMTRMKLSLLLDVSNEGKDWKKLCALLDLVPLLDAFKTMSSPTRELLNYYEASGGTISKLRSSLIEMSRNDCVTVIDRDTGRLPLPTNTQQPSNKSGGESSKVTYDSGISSGPQGGMVTHHSGDIVDNI; encoded by the exons ATGGCAATGGATGGACCAGGGATGGGGGACATCCCCCAAGCAATGCTGGAGGACATAATGAACAGTCATCaccaacacactacacaccctAGGATGGACATTAATG GAGTAGGAGCCATGGAAACAGTAGCCAGTACAGAGCAATTAAAACCACAACTGATAATATTGGAGCAACCAAAATCA AGAGGGTTTAGATTTCGTTACGACTGTGAGGGTCAATCACATGGTGGATTACCTGGAGAGAACTCTGATAAGAAAAAGATAAAGTCTTATCCCACCGTTCAG TTGCTAAATTACCGTGGAAGAGCAAGAATTGTAATCTCCTTGGTAACAGAGACGGATCCCCCTTATCCCCATGCTCATTCCATTGTTGGAAAGAACACAGAGAATGGACAATGTACTGTCGAGATTGGGCCAGAATCTGACATGTGTGCCAC GTTTCCAAATCTTGGTATACTACACGTGACACGTAAGAAGGTTGTAGATGTTTTAGTTGATCGATTCACTCAACAACTCTTACTGCAAGAAAAACGCAGCGAGTCAGCAGTAACTGGGGAGCAGCCACAACTTACTGAAG ATGACCAGGAAATGATCCGAAGTGAAGCAGATCGTATCGGCAAGAATATGAATCTTAGTGTTGTCAGATTATGCTTTCAGGCCTTCTTGCCAGATGAAAATGGTCGTTTTACTATTCCACTGGAGCCTGTCTTCTCTCAGAAGGTGTACGATAGCA AGGCACCTTCAGCAGCCACACTAAAGATCAGCAGACTGGATAGGCACAGTGGTAGTGTTAATGGAGGAGATGAAGTATTTCTATTGTGTGATAAAGTTCAGAAAA ATGATGTTGAGGTGGTGTTTTATGAAGATGTGCCAATGAAAGTAGAAGGATCAGGTGAGCCTCACTCTTGTATGAGTTGTATGGCTTCATCACTGCATACTACAGTAAACAATTACGACCGGTGGGAGGCTAAGGCAGAGTTTGGACCTCATGATGTACACCACCAATATGCAATAGTGTTTCGCACTCCAGCATACTTCAACAGAGTTATTGAGCGGCAAGTTGTGGTTAATGTGGCCTTGAGGCGTCCGTCTGATCGGGAAATGAGTGACCCTCGCCAGTTCACGTACCTACCACAAGAATTTG ACGAAGAAAAGATTGGTCAGAAACGGCGCAAAAAGATCAACCATTTTAACCAGTTCTTTGATGGGTCTGGAGGGAATCCCCCAGGTAGGGGCGGTGGTGGTGGTGGAGGAGGAGGATTCTTCAGTGCCTTTGGAGATAGTGCATCTGGCGGGTGGAGCTTTGGAATGGGTGGAGCTACTGGTGCAGGTGGTGGCCATGGCAACATGCACAGTTTTGGTGGAGGAGCAGGTAGCAGCAGTGGTAGCTATGGTGATCAACAACAACGTTATCATCACATGGGAGGGAACAACCCATTTGCTGCAGACCCCACCCACCAACCACTGCCACCTGTGGCTAGCATGTTTGAACCACAACAAGGGAATTACCCTTATCCCCCACCCCAATCCTACCCACCAATGATGGGAATGGGAGGTTTCAGACATCGTGGAGCAGGACCCCCTTCAGTTAAGAAGGAAAGTGACCCCACTGCAGGAGGAAAGG GTATTTCTAAGGCAACTCAACTGAAAG GACATCAAGATAAAGAAGAAGAGTCAGGTTTCATGGAGGGGTCAAGTCAAGAAG ATGATGCAGTCCTCCAGTCACTACAACAACGACAAATGGCAGCTTATCAGTTGTGTGAGAGAATGTTTGATGCTCTTATGCACTGGGCTAGGACCAAGGATGTACGATACTTGCTTGCTGCACAGAGAAGCCTTACAGCTGTACAAAACAGTGATGGAGATAC GGTGATTCATGTTGCCATTATCAACCACCAAGAAGATGTTGTTGTGACGTTACTGGACATACTACCCACCCTCCCAGCATCAGAGACCCCAATTGTTGACTGCCTGAACAACTTCAAACAG TCTCCACTTCACTTGTCGGTTATCACCAGACAACATGCTGTCATGGAGCACCTGTTAGTGGCAGGAGCAAACCCTCTAGTGTGTGACCGTAATGGCAACACTGCCATGCATCTGGCAGCTCACATGGGCTACCCTGAGGCTATAAAGTGTCTGCTCAATCGCAAGACACATCTTGCTCCAGTTACTGTCTATTCTGACATGTTGATAATGAATGTTAATG GACACACACCGGCACACTTGGCTGCACTCTGTGGCAGTATTGATTGTCTGAAATTATTACACCGTGCTGGAGCTAACTTGAGTATACAG GATGGCAAGTCTGGACGAACACCACTTCACTATGCTGTAGAGAAGGGTGACATTGCATTGTGTGGTTATCTGTTAGTAGAT GCGGGTAGTGACCCAGATCAAGCAGACTTTGCTGGCAACACCCCCCTACACCTAGCCGCTAGTCTTGGTAATGCTCAACTGATCAACTTACTAGTGAGTGGGGGAGCAGATTGCACAATAAAGAACCTTGAAGAGGAGACTCCATTAGACCTCGCTAGGATAAGGCAGCATACTGAG GCAGTACGTGTTCTGGAGAATATTACCAGTGAAGATTTCCATG ATCAAGAAATACGTCATCAATTGGAAGGTATCTCATTAACTCACTCATCTAATTCATCCGGTGATGAAGTGAACGCATCATCCATTATCAAGATTGAAA GTGACATGGACGACCTAGACTACATGACAAGAATGAAGTTGTCGTTGTTATTGGACGTGTCCAATGAAGGAAAAGATTGGAAGAAGTTGTGTGCTCTGTTAGATTTGGTGCCATTACTGGATGCCTTCAAGACCATGAGCAGCCCCACCAGGGAGCTGCTGAATTACTATGAG GCCAGTGGTGGCACTATTAGCAAGCTACGATCCAGTCTAATTGAAATGTCTCGTAATGATTGTGTCACTGTTATTGACCGGGACACAGGCCGTCTACCCCTCCCTACCAACACGCAACAACCTAGCAACAAGAGTG GTGGTGAATCTTCAAAAGTGACGTATGACTCGGGGATCAGCTCTGGGCCTCAAGGTGGAATGGTTACTCACCACT CTGGAGATATAGTTGATAACATATGA